One genomic window of Corynebacterium massiliense DSM 45435 includes the following:
- a CDS encoding MarR family winged helix-turn-helix transcriptional regulator, translated as MSQDSSQQTPVPLEDALAVAEKLQPAFNKLTVLFQRLSEESALTTSQVSIMNQLREHGPSRISTIAAAELIRMPTASNALYQLEQRGLVQRTRDTKDRRGVLVALTEEGEKELHAVSHERARALAEIMRWLGPEGLEAATQVEHIINKLAEIYEPENGSGFGSLPRHRR; from the coding sequence ATGTCGCAAGACTCTAGCCAGCAGACCCCTGTCCCCCTCGAGGACGCGCTGGCCGTCGCCGAAAAGCTGCAGCCGGCCTTCAACAAGCTCACCGTCTTGTTCCAGCGCCTGTCCGAAGAATCCGCTCTGACTACCTCGCAGGTGTCCATCATGAACCAGCTGCGAGAGCACGGTCCGTCGCGCATCAGCACCATCGCCGCCGCGGAGCTTATCCGTATGCCCACCGCCTCAAACGCTCTCTACCAATTGGAGCAGCGTGGCCTTGTCCAGCGCACCCGCGACACCAAGGACCGCCGCGGCGTCCTCGTCGCCTTGACGGAGGAGGGCGAAAAGGAGCTGCACGCCGTCTCCCACGAACGCGCCCGCGCGCTAGCGGAGATCATGCGGTGGCTCGGCCCGGAGGGTCTGGAGGCGGCCACCCAGGTCGAGCACATCATCAACAAGCTGGCGGAGATCTACGAGCCAGAGAACGGTTCCGGGTTTGGTTCCCTGCCCCGACACCGGCGATAA
- a CDS encoding single-stranded DNA-binding protein produces MAQGDTPITVTGNLVADPELRFTPSGAPVANFRVASTPRRFDAQSQQWVDGEAMFLTCNVWRNAAENVAESLQKGMRIIVNGRLKQRSFQTREGENRTVFEIDVDEVGPSLKYATAKVSRNPREGGSGSNFSGGGNGNAGQSNQGGFGNSNSGNQGGFGNGGGNQQSAPSDDPWNSAPPAGGFSDADDEPPF; encoded by the coding sequence ATGGCACAGGGCGATACTCCCATCACCGTCACCGGCAACCTCGTTGCCGATCCCGAACTGCGGTTCACCCCCTCTGGGGCGCCCGTAGCTAACTTCCGCGTGGCGTCTACGCCGCGCCGCTTCGACGCTCAGTCGCAGCAGTGGGTCGACGGTGAAGCGATGTTCTTGACCTGCAACGTCTGGCGCAACGCCGCCGAAAACGTTGCGGAATCGCTCCAGAAGGGTATGCGGATCATCGTCAATGGCCGGCTTAAGCAGCGTTCTTTCCAGACCCGGGAGGGTGAAAACCGCACCGTCTTCGAAATCGACGTCGACGAGGTGGGCCCGTCGCTGAAGTACGCCACCGCCAAGGTGAGCCGGAACCCGCGTGAGGGCGGTTCCGGTTCCAACTTCTCCGGTGGCGGCAACGGCAACGCTGGCCAGAGCAACCAGGGTGGGTTTGGTAACTCCAACTCTGGTAACCAGGGTGGCTTCGGAAACGGCGGCGGGAATCAGCAGTCCGCTCCTTCCGACGATCCGTGGAACTCTGCGCCGCCGGCCGGTGGCTTCAGTGATGCAGATGATGAACCTCCGTTCTAA
- the rplI gene encoding 50S ribosomal protein L9: protein MKLILTAAVENLGAPGEIVEVKDGYARNYLLPRDMAIVATRGAEKQIEGIRRAQEAREIRGLEHAKEIRNQLEQLNNVTVPVRTAESGKLFGSVTAADIVDAVRKAGGPNLDKRIVNVPKGLVKKTGNYQVQLDLHKDVIGKVNFSVVAE from the coding sequence ATGAAGCTGATCCTCACCGCTGCCGTTGAGAACCTCGGCGCTCCTGGCGAGATCGTTGAGGTCAAGGACGGCTACGCACGTAACTACCTGCTTCCCCGCGACATGGCCATCGTTGCTACCCGCGGTGCTGAAAAGCAGATCGAAGGCATCCGCCGTGCCCAGGAGGCTCGCGAGATCCGCGGCCTCGAGCACGCGAAGGAAATCCGCAACCAGCTCGAGCAGCTGAACAACGTCACCGTTCCGGTCCGCACCGCGGAATCCGGCAAGCTCTTCGGTTCCGTCACCGCGGCGGACATCGTCGATGCTGTGCGTAAGGCTGGCGGCCCGAACCTGGACAAGCGCATCGTGAATGTGCCGAAGGGTCTGGTCAAGAAGACTGGTAACTACCAAGTTCAGCTGGACCTCCACAAGGATGTCATCGGCAAGGTGAACTTCTCGGTCGTAGCTGAGTAA
- a CDS encoding transglycosylase domain-containing protein, translated as MTENNKKDAAAAVPTRREKDKDGGKKRRWPWIVGLVLLALIAIPLIMFGIAYARYDVPEPEEVASKQISTIYASDGETQLARIVPPEGNRSHVDLDKIPDEVEDATLAAEDREFWTNSGFSFTGFARAAIGQLTGNDTAGGGSTITQQYVKNTLVGNAHTYSRKMRELVYSVKMTNEWSKEEILNAYLNTVYYGRNAYGIQAAAKAYFDKPAEELTPEEGAMLAGMIQAPSALDPENDRQASEDRWNYVLDGLVEMGDLTPEQRAGMKFPDTQNPEDYSPYVEATGANGHIKAHVMEELERIGLTEEDVTTRGLNIKTTIDMNVQQASIDAVDQNLAPLQEDARSAAVTIDPKTGAVRGYFGGHDPSGWDYANAPLQTGSTFKIMALAAALQQGIGLDTQYSSAPYQLPGSQIVENADGNTCGTCSIAEATKKSLNTSFLRLQDDLRNKMQDTADMAHALGVAETVPGIEHTLTENGKPPYEGIVLGQYQSRPMDMATAMATLADRGSWHETHFVEKVEAANGDVLYENPNDAERRVSSQVADNVIQAMKPVAAYSNGALAGGRESASKTGTSQMGDTGQNKDAWMVGATPQLATAVWVGTADGAGPIFSASGGNMYGSREPTQIWKQILDTSLADADFESFPDAYPVRYGTVGTGSGLGTGPIAPAPEQETTEEDPEDQTGTGNQAPEQPGRPEDSEGGANKPPEQKPEDQQQQPPQPKPDRQPQGGGGQQNGGQQNGGGGGQHGGGGGQQGGGQPDIDDAIGDAREAIEDLLP; from the coding sequence GTGACCGAGAACAATAAGAAAGACGCTGCCGCTGCGGTTCCCACCCGCCGCGAAAAGGACAAGGACGGCGGGAAGAAGCGGCGTTGGCCGTGGATCGTCGGCCTCGTGCTGCTGGCGCTCATCGCGATCCCGCTCATCATGTTCGGCATCGCGTACGCGCGCTACGACGTGCCCGAACCGGAAGAGGTGGCCAGCAAGCAGATTTCCACCATCTACGCATCCGACGGTGAGACCCAGCTGGCGCGCATCGTGCCGCCGGAGGGCAACCGCTCGCACGTGGATCTGGACAAAATCCCCGACGAGGTGGAAGACGCCACGCTCGCCGCGGAGGACCGCGAGTTCTGGACCAACTCCGGCTTTTCCTTCACGGGCTTCGCACGCGCGGCCATCGGTCAGCTGACCGGCAATGACACCGCCGGCGGCGGCTCGACGATTACCCAGCAGTACGTGAAAAACACCCTGGTGGGCAACGCACACACGTACTCCCGCAAGATGCGTGAGCTGGTCTACTCGGTGAAGATGACCAACGAGTGGTCCAAGGAAGAGATCCTCAACGCCTACCTCAACACCGTCTACTACGGGCGCAACGCCTATGGCATCCAGGCGGCGGCGAAGGCCTACTTTGACAAGCCGGCCGAGGAGCTCACCCCGGAGGAAGGCGCGATGCTCGCCGGCATGATTCAGGCGCCGAGCGCCCTGGACCCGGAAAACGACCGGCAGGCCTCCGAGGACCGCTGGAATTACGTCCTCGACGGCCTGGTTGAGATGGGCGATCTCACGCCGGAGCAGCGCGCCGGGATGAAGTTCCCGGACACCCAGAACCCGGAGGACTACTCGCCGTACGTCGAAGCGACCGGCGCGAACGGCCACATCAAGGCCCACGTGATGGAGGAGCTGGAGCGCATCGGCCTCACTGAGGAGGATGTGACCACCCGCGGGTTGAACATCAAGACCACCATCGACATGAACGTCCAGCAGGCGTCTATCGATGCCGTGGATCAGAACCTCGCCCCGCTGCAGGAGGACGCGCGCTCGGCAGCGGTGACCATTGACCCGAAGACGGGCGCGGTCCGCGGCTACTTCGGTGGCCACGACCCGTCCGGCTGGGACTACGCCAACGCGCCGCTGCAGACCGGCTCCACGTTCAAGATCATGGCGCTGGCGGCCGCGCTGCAGCAGGGCATCGGCCTGGACACTCAGTACTCCTCGGCGCCGTACCAGCTGCCGGGCTCGCAGATCGTGGAGAACGCCGACGGCAACACGTGCGGCACCTGCTCGATTGCGGAGGCGACGAAGAAGTCGCTCAACACGTCCTTCCTGCGTCTGCAGGACGACCTGCGCAACAAGATGCAGGACACCGCGGACATGGCCCACGCCCTCGGCGTGGCGGAGACGGTGCCGGGCATCGAGCACACGCTGACCGAGAACGGCAAGCCGCCGTACGAGGGCATCGTGCTGGGCCAGTACCAGTCGCGTCCGATGGACATGGCCACCGCGATGGCCACCCTGGCCGACCGCGGCTCCTGGCACGAGACCCACTTCGTGGAGAAGGTCGAGGCCGCGAACGGCGACGTACTTTACGAGAACCCGAACGACGCCGAGCGCCGCGTGTCCTCCCAGGTGGCCGACAATGTCATCCAGGCCATGAAGCCGGTCGCCGCCTACTCCAATGGCGCGCTGGCTGGTGGGCGCGAGTCCGCCTCGAAGACCGGTACCTCTCAGATGGGCGACACGGGTCAGAACAAGGACGCGTGGATGGTCGGCGCGACGCCGCAGCTGGCCACCGCGGTGTGGGTCGGCACGGCCGACGGCGCCGGCCCGATCTTCAGCGCCTCGGGCGGCAACATGTACGGCTCCCGCGAGCCCACCCAGATCTGGAAGCAGATCCTGGACACCTCCCTGGCGGACGCGGACTTCGAGTCCTTCCCTGACGCGTACCCGGTCCGCTACGGCACCGTGGGCACCGGCTCTGGTCTGGGCACCGGCCCGATCGCCCCGGCGCCGGAGCAGGAGACCACCGAGGAGGACCCGGAGGATCAGACCGGCACCGGCAACCAGGCGCCGGAGCAGCCGGGTCGTCCGGAAGATAGCGAAGGCGGGGCGAACAAGCCGCCGGAGCAGAAGCCGGAGGACCAGCAGCAGCAACCGCCGCAGCCGAAGCCGGACCGTCAGCCGCAGGGTGGCGGCGGCCAGCAAAACGGCGGTCAACAAAACGGCGGCGGTGGCGGCCAGCACGGCGGCGGTGGCGGCCAGCAAGGCGGCGGCCAGCCCGACATCGACGACGCGATTGGCGATGCCCGGGAGGCCATCGAGGACCTCCTGCCGTAA
- a CDS encoding glycosyltransferase 87 family protein gives MPGRPSRTSCRKICRVISPQCTDRVPLGNEPAARGLVRFLGGERGRHVRTDRSLLARPLPFVVCVAYIFVALGYLSKAACLTGTRKDGGSVALNWDGNRQYAAACYSDIVPLYSGRGMDTGGFPYAYSWTDGGATRYMEYPVLSGLFQGLMGFISRATYGLVEWATVPAAGWYFAVTALCMSVMWVGTIVLACRLAGARVWDILLVAASPLVIVHAFTNWDIPAIFLAVAGLYAAARHRNAWAGVLFGLGAAFKLWPVFLLGAFFVLAVRARATRSFMTMLLGAVGAWLVVNVPIARAYPEAWGEFFRLNSERSWEWTTIYAVLDRTFGLHPPITAVNAFSFGAFLACCAGIFALGVTARRVPRVAELVLLILVAFLLFNKVWSPQYSLWLVVPAVLALPRWRLLLCWMLADALVWPILMWHMLGAENKGLPQEFLDIAVLVRDGFLVAIAVLVLRQMLSRSQDKVYAAHHGRDVMAGDFAQWSSHSLGSHPSPASSPRTTPSSAGAIDASPRP, from the coding sequence ATGCCCGGGAGGCCATCGAGGACCTCCTGCCGTAAGATCTGCCGGGTGATTTCACCACAGTGCACAGACCGCGTACCGCTAGGCAATGAGCCGGCGGCACGCGGTCTTGTTCGTTTTCTCGGCGGCGAGCGCGGCCGGCACGTGCGCACGGACCGCTCGCTGCTGGCCCGCCCGCTGCCGTTTGTCGTGTGCGTGGCCTACATCTTTGTGGCCCTGGGGTACTTGTCCAAGGCGGCGTGCCTGACCGGGACGCGGAAAGACGGCGGCTCGGTAGCGCTCAACTGGGACGGCAACCGCCAGTACGCCGCGGCGTGCTACTCCGACATCGTGCCGCTGTACTCGGGCCGCGGCATGGACACCGGCGGGTTCCCGTACGCGTACTCCTGGACGGATGGCGGCGCGACGCGCTACATGGAGTACCCGGTCTTGTCCGGCCTGTTCCAGGGGTTGATGGGGTTCATATCCCGGGCGACGTACGGCTTGGTCGAGTGGGCGACCGTGCCCGCGGCCGGGTGGTACTTCGCGGTCACGGCCCTGTGTATGTCCGTCATGTGGGTGGGCACCATCGTGCTGGCTTGCCGGCTTGCCGGCGCGCGGGTGTGGGACATCCTGCTGGTCGCCGCGAGCCCCCTGGTCATCGTCCACGCGTTTACTAACTGGGACATCCCCGCGATTTTCCTCGCCGTGGCGGGCTTGTACGCGGCGGCGCGGCATCGCAACGCATGGGCGGGCGTTCTTTTCGGACTGGGCGCGGCCTTCAAGCTGTGGCCGGTGTTCCTCCTCGGCGCCTTCTTCGTGCTCGCGGTGCGGGCCCGCGCCACCCGGTCGTTCATGACGATGCTGCTCGGCGCTGTTGGCGCGTGGCTCGTGGTCAACGTGCCCATCGCGCGGGCTTACCCGGAGGCGTGGGGAGAGTTCTTCCGCTTAAACAGCGAACGCTCCTGGGAGTGGACCACCATTTACGCCGTGCTGGATCGCACGTTCGGTCTCCACCCGCCCATCACGGCGGTCAACGCGTTTTCCTTCGGCGCTTTCCTGGCCTGCTGTGCCGGTATCTTCGCGCTCGGCGTGACCGCGCGTCGTGTGCCGCGCGTGGCGGAGCTGGTCTTGCTTATCCTCGTGGCGTTCTTGCTGTTCAACAAGGTGTGGTCGCCGCAGTACTCGCTGTGGCTGGTGGTCCCGGCCGTGCTGGCCCTGCCGCGGTGGCGGTTGTTGCTGTGCTGGATGCTTGCCGATGCCCTCGTCTGGCCCATCCTCATGTGGCACATGCTGGGTGCGGAAAACAAGGGCCTACCGCAGGAGTTTCTGGACATTGCGGTGCTGGTGCGTGACGGTTTCCTCGTCGCGATTGCGGTGTTAGTCCTCCGGCAGATGCTGAGCCGTAGCCAGGATAAGGTGTACGCAGCGCATCATGGTCGCGACGTAATGGCGGGAGATTTCGCACAATGGTCATCACACTCATTGGGATCGCATCCATCGCCTGCGTCCTCGCCGCGTACTACTCCTTCCAGCGCGGGCGCGATCGACGCGTCCCCGCGGCCTTAG
- a CDS encoding DUF5318 family protein, with amino-acid sequence MTGYKDFAYKHVVSHEWERAQHVRELRDGLARREELCDADFLLRAAARHHGVDSQRQCPVCEETLRLTRWVYGEQLGRRAGSARSTAEISEFLDEVPEFTVHLVEVCPHCRWNHLLTTATAYRPTG; translated from the coding sequence GTGACAGGCTACAAAGACTTTGCCTACAAGCACGTCGTTTCTCACGAGTGGGAGCGTGCCCAGCACGTCCGTGAGCTGCGGGATGGGCTGGCACGCCGCGAGGAGCTGTGCGATGCCGACTTCCTGCTGCGGGCCGCCGCGCGCCACCACGGCGTGGACAGTCAGCGGCAGTGCCCAGTCTGCGAGGAGACCCTGCGGCTAACGCGTTGGGTCTACGGCGAGCAGCTCGGACGCCGGGCCGGCAGCGCGCGCAGTACGGCGGAGATCTCCGAGTTCCTCGACGAGGTACCGGAATTTACCGTCCATCTCGTTGAGGTGTGCCCGCACTGTCGGTGGAACCACCTTTTGACCACGGCGACGGCCTATCGGCCGACGGGGTGA
- the rpsF gene encoding 30S ribosomal protein S6, protein MRRYEVMIILDPSQDERTVAPSLDKFLEGVRNDGGKVEEVDVWGKRRLAYPIDKKEEGIYVVVNLECESDSVQELDRRLNLNDNVLRTKVLRTDAK, encoded by the coding sequence GTGCGTCGCTACGAAGTAATGATCATTCTGGATCCTTCTCAGGATGAGCGCACTGTTGCCCCGTCCCTGGATAAGTTCCTCGAGGGCGTCCGCAATGACGGCGGCAAGGTGGAAGAAGTCGATGTGTGGGGCAAGCGCCGTCTGGCTTACCCGATCGACAAGAAGGAAGAGGGCATTTACGTCGTCGTCAACCTGGAGTGCGAGTCTGACTCGGTCCAGGAGCTCGACCGCCGCCTGAACCTGAACGACAACGTTCTCCGCACCAAGGTTCTGCGCACCGACGCTAAATAA